One Alnus glutinosa chromosome 3, dhAlnGlut1.1, whole genome shotgun sequence genomic region harbors:
- the LOC133864853 gene encoding putative leucine-rich repeat receptor-like serine/threonine-protein kinase At2g24130 isoform X1 has translation MNFIKSSFLLLLLQYLALTSGETNSGNHNPPHHSLISDKAALLAFKKTITLDPNSTLANWEEAVDVCNFTGVKCNNQYHRVQQLWLENNELVGLLSPYISNLTGLHKLVIVGNHLFGNIPHEFSLLRRLRNLRLEGNNLHGSIPDSFSLLSKLTLLHIKRNNIRGTLPPSLFSNCTLLKNIDFSENMLTGKIPDEIGNCPALWSVNLYNNQFTGQLPFALTNASLSNLDVENNLFSGELPSEIVWKQPTLQYLHLSYNHMKGHDGNTNLDPFFIALENCTSLEELELAGMGLGGRLPISVGRLSVWLSDLELQENQIFGSIPPNLGNFSNLLSLNLTSNLLNGTIPEEISRLSGLQQLFLSDNLFHGSIPPALGKLPQLGLLDLSNNKFSGEIPESLGNLARLNSLFLNNNLLSGTIPPTLGQCTNLYRLDLSYNRLTGSIPPQFSGLREIRIFINLSHNHLEGPLPIELSKLDKVQEIDVSSNKLTGTIFPQISSCIALMRINISDNSLDGNLPESIGELRNLEALDVSGNNLSGMIPVSLNKTQTLVYLNLSFNDFEGMIPNGGIFDSLTKMSFLENRRLCRAVSGRVSGIPICRRKRRWLHKRVLLVIFFLGIFISVFLSTICCVIGFRPFRVIIHSRKTEPVRKPTTPELIHNFPRITHKELSDATGGFDEQSLIGSGSYGRVYRGVLPGGTAIAVKVLHVQSGNSTKSFNRECQVLKRIRHRNLIRIITACSLPDFKALVLPYMANGSLDSCLYTGSSDLSLIQRVNICSDIAEGMAYLHHHSPVRVIHCDLKPCNVLLNDDMTALVSDFGIAKLVMTAGGGNGGAVEVGNSTANMLCGSIGYIAPEYGFGSNPSTKGDVYSFGILVLEMVTRKRPTDDMFGGGLSLHKWVKSHFHGRVERVVDPSLVAALRDLSPEVKKMKEVAIGELMELGILCTQESSSTRPTMLDAADDLDRLKRYLTGDTTATFASSLGISSSTFDDD, from the exons ATGAACTTCATAAAATCCTCGTTTCTTCTTCTCCTACTACAATATTTGGCTTTAACATCTGGTGAAACAAATTCAGGCAATCACAACCCCCCTCACCATTCTTTGATCTCCGATAAGGCTGCTCTGTTGGCATTCAAAAAGACCATAACACTCGACCCAAACTCCACCCTTGCTAACTGGGAAGAGGCTGTTGACGTCTGCAACTTCACTGGTGTGAAATGCAACAATCAATATCACCGTGTACAACAACTCTGGCTCGAAAACAACGAACTTGTAGGGCTTCTTTCACCCTACATTTCTAATCTCACCGGCCTTCATAAGCTGGTGATTGTTGGCAATCACTTGTTCGGAAACATTCCGCATGAGTTTTCGTTGCTTCGACGTCTCCGCAATCTCCGGCTTGAGGGAAACAATCTACATGGCTCAATACCAGACTCCTTTTCCCTTCTTTCAAAACTTACTCTATTGCATATTAAGCGAAACAACATAAGAGGTACACTTCCACCTTCCTTATTCTCCAACTGCACTTTGTTAAAAAACATCGACTTCTCCGAAAACATGCTGACAGGCAAAATCCCAGACGAGATTGGAAACTGTCCAGCTCTATGGAGTGTCAATCTGTACAATAACCAATTTACTGGACAACTTCCTTTCGCTTTAACTAATGCTTCACTATCCAACCTTGATGTGGAGAACAATCTTTTTTCTGGTGAACTTCCTTCAGAGATTGTATGGAAGCAGCCTACACTTCAATATCTCCATctatcatataatcatatgaaaGGCCATGATGGCAACACCAATCTTGATCCATTCTTCATTGCCCTTGAAAACTGCACTTCTCTAGAGGAGCTCGAACTCGCCGGCATGGGCCTCGGGGGGCGATTGCCGATCTCGGTCGGCCGACTTTCTGTCTGGCTATCAGATCTTGAACTACAGGAAAACCAAATCTTCGGATCAATTCCTCCAAATTTGGGTAATTTTTCCAACCTTTTAAGTCTGAACTTGACATCCAATCTTCTAAATGGAACCATTCCTGAAGAGATAAGTCGCTTGTCAGGATTGCAACAGCTTTTCTTATCAGACAACCTTTTCCATGGTTCAATTCCTCCAGCATTAGGCAAGCTTCCTCAACTGGGTCTGCTAGACCTATCAAACAACAAATTCTCAGGTGAAATCCCAGAAAGTTTAGGAAATTTGGCTCGACTAAATTCTCTGTTTCTGAACAACAACCTTCTGTCAGGAACAATACCTCCAACTTTAGGACAGTGCACAAATCTGTACAGGCTTGATTTATCATACAATAGATTGACAGGGAGCATCCCTCCACAATTTTCAGGTCTGCGTGAGATCAGAATTTTTATAAATCTTTCACACAATCATCTGGAAGGGCCTCTGCCAATCGAGCTTAGCAAGCTGGACAAAGTTCAAGAGATCGATGTCTCTTCCAACAAACTTACTGGAACTATTTTTCCTCAGATATCGAGCTGCATTGCGCTGATGAGGATCAACATCTCAGACAACTCTCTTGATGGGAATCTTCCAGAATCCATAGGAGAACTACGAAACCTTGAAGCCCTTGACGTTTCAGGAAACAACTTATCTGGGATGATTCCAGTAAGCCTCAATAAAACCCAGACACTCGTCTATCTAAATCTTTCCTTTAACGACTTTGAAGGGATGATTCCCAATGGTGGCATCTTCGATTCACTGACAAAGATGTCGTTCTTGGAGAATCGCCGACTCTGCAGAGCAGTTTCCGGCAGAGTTTCTGGCATTCCGATTTGCCGTCGAAAGAGACGTTGGCTTCATAAACGTGTGTTGTTGGTTATATTCTTCCTGGGTATATTCATATCAGTATTCTTATCAACAATATGTTGCGTgatcggattccggccattCAGAGTAATCATTCACTCTCGGAAGACTGAACCAGTCAGAAAACCGACTACCCCAGAACTAATCCACAATTTCCCAAGAATCACCCACAAAGAACTATCAGATGCGACAGGAGGATTCGATGAGCAGAGTCTGATTGGGTCAGGAAGCTATGGACGTGTCTACAGGGGAGTTCTTCCAGGCGGAACAGCCATTGCAGTGAAGGTTTTACATGTGCAATCTGGAAACTCAACGAAGAGTTTTAACAGAGAATGCCAAGTCTTGAAGAGGATCCGTCACAGGAACCTGATAAGGATTATAACAGCATGCAGTCTACCCGATTTTAAGGCTCTTGTTCTTCCTTATATGGCGAATGGGAGCTTGGATAGCTGTCTCTATACCGGTTCTTCAGATTTGAGTCTCATCCAGAGGGTGAATATTTGCAGTGACATAGCTGAAGGGATGGCGTATCTGCATCATCACTCCCCTGTCAGAGTCATACACTGTGATCTAAAGCCATGCAATGTTCTTCTCAATGATGACATGACGGCTTTAGTTTCTGACTTTGGGATAGCAAAGTTGGTCATGACTGCCGGAGGGGGAAATGGTGGAGCTGTTGAAGTGGGAAACTCTACAGCAAACATGTTATGTGGATCTATTGGATACATCGCACCAG AGTATGGTTTTGGATCAAACCCATCTACAAAAGGAGATGTTTACAGCTTCGGCATTCTAGTGCTTGAGATGGTGACAAGAAAAAGACCAACAGACGACATGTTTGGAGGTGGGCTAAGCCTGCACAAATGGGTGAAGAGCCACTTCCATGGAAGGGTGGAAAGAGTGGTAGATCCTTCGTTGGTGGCAGCTTTAAGGGATCTATCCCCAGAagtaaagaaaatgaaggaagTTGCAATTGGAGAGTTAATGGAGTTGGGTATTCTTTGCACACAGGAGTCATCATCTACAAGGCCAACAATGCTTGATGCTGCCGATGATCTGGATCGCCTCAAGAGATACCTTACTGGGGACACTACAGCAACGTTCGCCTCTTCTCTTGGAATTTCATCTTCCACTTTCGATGATGACTAA
- the LOC133864853 gene encoding putative leucine-rich repeat receptor-like serine/threonine-protein kinase At2g24130 isoform X2 has translation MNFIKSSFLLLLLQYLALTSGETNSGNHNPPHHSLISDKAALLAFKKTITLDPNSTLANWEEAVDVCNFTGVKCNNQYHRVQQLWLENNELVGLLSPYISNLTGLHKLVIVGNHLFGNIPHEFSLLRRLRNLRLEGNNLHGSIPDSFSLLSKLTLLHIKRNNIRGTLPPSLFSNCTLLKNIDFSENMLTGKIPDEIGNCPALWSVNLYNNQFTGQLPFALTNASLSNLDVENNLFSGELPSEIVWKQPTLQYLHLSYNHMKGHDGNTNLDPFFIALENCTSLEELELAGMGLGGRLPISVGRLSVWLSDLELQENQIFGSIPPNLGLQQLFLSDNLFHGSIPPALGKLPQLGLLDLSNNKFSGEIPESLGNLARLNSLFLNNNLLSGTIPPTLGQCTNLYRLDLSYNRLTGSIPPQFSGLREIRIFINLSHNHLEGPLPIELSKLDKVQEIDVSSNKLTGTIFPQISSCIALMRINISDNSLDGNLPESIGELRNLEALDVSGNNLSGMIPVSLNKTQTLVYLNLSFNDFEGMIPNGGIFDSLTKMSFLENRRLCRAVSGRVSGIPICRRKRRWLHKRVLLVIFFLGIFISVFLSTICCVIGFRPFRVIIHSRKTEPVRKPTTPELIHNFPRITHKELSDATGGFDEQSLIGSGSYGRVYRGVLPGGTAIAVKVLHVQSGNSTKSFNRECQVLKRIRHRNLIRIITACSLPDFKALVLPYMANGSLDSCLYTGSSDLSLIQRVNICSDIAEGMAYLHHHSPVRVIHCDLKPCNVLLNDDMTALVSDFGIAKLVMTAGGGNGGAVEVGNSTANMLCGSIGYIAPEYGFGSNPSTKGDVYSFGILVLEMVTRKRPTDDMFGGGLSLHKWVKSHFHGRVERVVDPSLVAALRDLSPEVKKMKEVAIGELMELGILCTQESSSTRPTMLDAADDLDRLKRYLTGDTTATFASSLGISSSTFDDD, from the exons ATGAACTTCATAAAATCCTCGTTTCTTCTTCTCCTACTACAATATTTGGCTTTAACATCTGGTGAAACAAATTCAGGCAATCACAACCCCCCTCACCATTCTTTGATCTCCGATAAGGCTGCTCTGTTGGCATTCAAAAAGACCATAACACTCGACCCAAACTCCACCCTTGCTAACTGGGAAGAGGCTGTTGACGTCTGCAACTTCACTGGTGTGAAATGCAACAATCAATATCACCGTGTACAACAACTCTGGCTCGAAAACAACGAACTTGTAGGGCTTCTTTCACCCTACATTTCTAATCTCACCGGCCTTCATAAGCTGGTGATTGTTGGCAATCACTTGTTCGGAAACATTCCGCATGAGTTTTCGTTGCTTCGACGTCTCCGCAATCTCCGGCTTGAGGGAAACAATCTACATGGCTCAATACCAGACTCCTTTTCCCTTCTTTCAAAACTTACTCTATTGCATATTAAGCGAAACAACATAAGAGGTACACTTCCACCTTCCTTATTCTCCAACTGCACTTTGTTAAAAAACATCGACTTCTCCGAAAACATGCTGACAGGCAAAATCCCAGACGAGATTGGAAACTGTCCAGCTCTATGGAGTGTCAATCTGTACAATAACCAATTTACTGGACAACTTCCTTTCGCTTTAACTAATGCTTCACTATCCAACCTTGATGTGGAGAACAATCTTTTTTCTGGTGAACTTCCTTCAGAGATTGTATGGAAGCAGCCTACACTTCAATATCTCCATctatcatataatcatatgaaaGGCCATGATGGCAACACCAATCTTGATCCATTCTTCATTGCCCTTGAAAACTGCACTTCTCTAGAGGAGCTCGAACTCGCCGGCATGGGCCTCGGGGGGCGATTGCCGATCTCGGTCGGCCGACTTTCTGTCTGGCTATCAGATCTTGAACTACAGGAAAACCAAATCTTCGGATCAATTCCTCCAAATTTGG GATTGCAACAGCTTTTCTTATCAGACAACCTTTTCCATGGTTCAATTCCTCCAGCATTAGGCAAGCTTCCTCAACTGGGTCTGCTAGACCTATCAAACAACAAATTCTCAGGTGAAATCCCAGAAAGTTTAGGAAATTTGGCTCGACTAAATTCTCTGTTTCTGAACAACAACCTTCTGTCAGGAACAATACCTCCAACTTTAGGACAGTGCACAAATCTGTACAGGCTTGATTTATCATACAATAGATTGACAGGGAGCATCCCTCCACAATTTTCAGGTCTGCGTGAGATCAGAATTTTTATAAATCTTTCACACAATCATCTGGAAGGGCCTCTGCCAATCGAGCTTAGCAAGCTGGACAAAGTTCAAGAGATCGATGTCTCTTCCAACAAACTTACTGGAACTATTTTTCCTCAGATATCGAGCTGCATTGCGCTGATGAGGATCAACATCTCAGACAACTCTCTTGATGGGAATCTTCCAGAATCCATAGGAGAACTACGAAACCTTGAAGCCCTTGACGTTTCAGGAAACAACTTATCTGGGATGATTCCAGTAAGCCTCAATAAAACCCAGACACTCGTCTATCTAAATCTTTCCTTTAACGACTTTGAAGGGATGATTCCCAATGGTGGCATCTTCGATTCACTGACAAAGATGTCGTTCTTGGAGAATCGCCGACTCTGCAGAGCAGTTTCCGGCAGAGTTTCTGGCATTCCGATTTGCCGTCGAAAGAGACGTTGGCTTCATAAACGTGTGTTGTTGGTTATATTCTTCCTGGGTATATTCATATCAGTATTCTTATCAACAATATGTTGCGTgatcggattccggccattCAGAGTAATCATTCACTCTCGGAAGACTGAACCAGTCAGAAAACCGACTACCCCAGAACTAATCCACAATTTCCCAAGAATCACCCACAAAGAACTATCAGATGCGACAGGAGGATTCGATGAGCAGAGTCTGATTGGGTCAGGAAGCTATGGACGTGTCTACAGGGGAGTTCTTCCAGGCGGAACAGCCATTGCAGTGAAGGTTTTACATGTGCAATCTGGAAACTCAACGAAGAGTTTTAACAGAGAATGCCAAGTCTTGAAGAGGATCCGTCACAGGAACCTGATAAGGATTATAACAGCATGCAGTCTACCCGATTTTAAGGCTCTTGTTCTTCCTTATATGGCGAATGGGAGCTTGGATAGCTGTCTCTATACCGGTTCTTCAGATTTGAGTCTCATCCAGAGGGTGAATATTTGCAGTGACATAGCTGAAGGGATGGCGTATCTGCATCATCACTCCCCTGTCAGAGTCATACACTGTGATCTAAAGCCATGCAATGTTCTTCTCAATGATGACATGACGGCTTTAGTTTCTGACTTTGGGATAGCAAAGTTGGTCATGACTGCCGGAGGGGGAAATGGTGGAGCTGTTGAAGTGGGAAACTCTACAGCAAACATGTTATGTGGATCTATTGGATACATCGCACCAG AGTATGGTTTTGGATCAAACCCATCTACAAAAGGAGATGTTTACAGCTTCGGCATTCTAGTGCTTGAGATGGTGACAAGAAAAAGACCAACAGACGACATGTTTGGAGGTGGGCTAAGCCTGCACAAATGGGTGAAGAGCCACTTCCATGGAAGGGTGGAAAGAGTGGTAGATCCTTCGTTGGTGGCAGCTTTAAGGGATCTATCCCCAGAagtaaagaaaatgaaggaagTTGCAATTGGAGAGTTAATGGAGTTGGGTATTCTTTGCACACAGGAGTCATCATCTACAAGGCCAACAATGCTTGATGCTGCCGATGATCTGGATCGCCTCAAGAGATACCTTACTGGGGACACTACAGCAACGTTCGCCTCTTCTCTTGGAATTTCATCTTCCACTTTCGATGATGACTAA